One window from the genome of Hydra vulgaris chromosome 02, alternate assembly HydraT2T_AEP encodes:
- the LOC101237038 gene encoding peptidyl-tRNA hydrolase isoform X4, with translation MEMKKSSLIVGLGNYIYPNSRHSIGMSICDKIASRYNLSWKYSFDYKAYTTQLSNNTNDIIMLKSKYPMNMNGKSVKAIVKGLEVENIFVVHDDLDRPLGKLSLKTCGSAGGHNGVKSIISCLGTDKFQRLRIGIGRPINPNEVTRYVLADFDLSEKINLEMVQKHALEIILNELKFFVTDHTDLIAR, from the exons ATGGAAATGAAAAAGTCTTCTCTT ATTGTAGGTTTAGGTAACTACATTTACCCCAACAGCCGTCATAGTATAGGAATGAGCATCTGCGATAAGATTGCATCACGATATAATTTGTCATGGAAGTATAGTTTTGATTACAAAGCTTACACAACGCAGTTGAGTAATAATACTAACGACATAATTATGTTGAAGTCGAAATATCCGATGAATATGAACGGAAAGAGTGTAAAAGCAATTG ttAAGGGACTAGAagtagaaaatatatttgttgtaCATGATGATCTTGATAGACCCTTAGGAAAATTAAGCTTGAAAACATGTGGAAGTGCTGG tgggCATAATGGCGTCAAGTCAATCATATCATGTTTAGGTACTGAT AAATTTCAACGGTTAAGGATTGGTATTGGTCGACCGATAAACCCTAATGAAGTTACTCGTTACGTTCTAGCCGATTTTGATTTAtccgaaaaaataaatttagaaatggTACAAAAGCATGCATTAGAAATCATACTtaatgaattaaagttttttgtcacAGATCACACGGACTTGATTGCTCgttaa
- the LOC101237038 gene encoding peptidyl-tRNA hydrolase isoform X5 produces MSICDKIASRYNLSWKYSFDYKAYTTQLSNNTNDIIMLKSKYPMNMNGKSVKAIVKGLEVENIFVVHDDLDRPLGKLSLKTCGSAGGHNGVKSIISCLGTDKFQRLRIGIGRPINPNEVTRYVLADFDLSEKINLEMVQKHALEIILNELKFFVTDHTDLIAR; encoded by the exons ATGAGCATCTGCGATAAGATTGCATCACGATATAATTTGTCATGGAAGTATAGTTTTGATTACAAAGCTTACACAACGCAGTTGAGTAATAATACTAACGACATAATTATGTTGAAGTCGAAATATCCGATGAATATGAACGGAAAGAGTGTAAAAGCAATTG ttAAGGGACTAGAagtagaaaatatatttgttgtaCATGATGATCTTGATAGACCCTTAGGAAAATTAAGCTTGAAAACATGTGGAAGTGCTGG tgggCATAATGGCGTCAAGTCAATCATATCATGTTTAGGTACTGAT AAATTTCAACGGTTAAGGATTGGTATTGGTCGACCGATAAACCCTAATGAAGTTACTCGTTACGTTCTAGCCGATTTTGATTTAtccgaaaaaataaatttagaaatggTACAAAAGCATGCATTAGAAATCATACTtaatgaattaaagttttttgtcacAGATCACACGGACTTGATTGCTCgttaa
- the LOC101237038 gene encoding probable peptidyl-tRNA hydrolase isoform X6 encodes MEMKKSSLIVGLGNYIYPNSRHSIGMSICDKIASRYNLSWKYSFDYKAYTTQLSNNTNDIIMLKSKYPMNMNGKSVKAIVKGLEVENIFVVHDDLDRPLGKLSLKTCGSAGGHNGVKSIISCLEISTVKDWYWSTDKP; translated from the exons ATGGAAATGAAAAAGTCTTCTCTT ATTGTAGGTTTAGGTAACTACATTTACCCCAACAGCCGTCATAGTATAGGAATGAGCATCTGCGATAAGATTGCATCACGATATAATTTGTCATGGAAGTATAGTTTTGATTACAAAGCTTACACAACGCAGTTGAGTAATAATACTAACGACATAATTATGTTGAAGTCGAAATATCCGATGAATATGAACGGAAAGAGTGTAAAAGCAATTG ttAAGGGACTAGAagtagaaaatatatttgttgtaCATGATGATCTTGATAGACCCTTAGGAAAATTAAGCTTGAAAACATGTGGAAGTGCTGG tgggCATAATGGCGTCAAGTCAATCATATCATGTTTAG AAATTTCAACGGTTAAGGATTGGTATTGGTCGACCGATAAACCCTAA